One genomic region from Vanacampus margaritifer isolate UIUO_Vmar chromosome 2, RoL_Vmar_1.0, whole genome shotgun sequence encodes:
- the maza gene encoding myc-associated zinc finger protein, with product MDTSWSNFLFQTPATPGQQEAPLQAELLPELSGPAQSPLAEHLVAPPSTVDTAALSEEPLPVKASPPKAPRPAHICATCNKEFKNSYNLRRHQSVHTGIKMKDRVARDKDESGKSFPRQSIPLSLLQLALPSETANPDASDVFPQPDQQVSVSIAPVTVAMAMQPPLQTVPSAAVVVVGAATVEQNPSPAAVAPPPNSGGGGANQVRKNHACEACGKAFRDVYHLNRHRLSHSDEKPYSCPICQQRFKRKDRMSYHVRSHQGGVEKPYVCPHCAKAFSRPDHLNSHVRQVHSTERPFKCTTCTSAFATRDRLRAHLIRHEEKVPCHICGKLLSAAYITDHMRVHNQSQHHSCHLCNRSFTTLTYLRVHAQKHHGQEWKESGGARGGFGGAGPGGVLLCQLCGVQCKTTTQLQGHMGTHANQVEPDPTGPLSDAPPGGDGGSAVGLLVTDCSSISAQTHS from the exons ATGGACACTTCGTGGAGCAATTTCCTCTTTCAG ACACCGGCGACTCCAGGCCAGCAGGAGGCGCCCCTGCAGGCGGAGCTACTGCCTGAACTGAGCGGGCCGGCCCAAAGTCCGTTGGCTGAGCACCTGGTGGCGCCACCGTCCACCGTGGACACGGCCGCTCTCAGCGAGGAGCCGCTTCCCG TGAAAGCATCACCACCCAAAGCGCCGCGCCCCGCCCACATCTGCGCCACATGTAACAAAGAGTTCAAGAACAGCTACAACCTGCGGCGCCACCAATCGGTGCACACGGGCATCAAGATGAAGGACCGCGTCGCCCGCGACAAGGATGAGAGTGGAAAGTCGTTCCCCAGACAGAGCATCCCCCTCTCCCTCCTCCAGCTGGCCCTGCCGTCGGAGACCGCCAACCCCGACGCCTCGGACGTCTTCCCACAGCCCGACCAACAGGTGTCGGTGTCCATTGCCCCGGTGaccgttgccatggcgatgcaGCCGCCCCTGCAGACCGTCCCGTCGGCAGCGGTTGTGGTGGTGGGCGCTGCCACTGTGGAGCAG AATCCCAGCCCAGCCGCCGTCGCGCCTCCTCCCAATTCCGGTGGCGGCGGCGCCAACCAGGTACGCAAGAACCACGCGTGCGAGGCGTGTGGCAAGGCCTTCCGTGACGTCTACCACCTGAACCGCCACCGGCTGTCGCACTCGGACGAGAAGCCGTACTCGTGTCCCATCTGCCAGCAGCGCTTCAAGAGGAAAGACCGCATGAGCTACCACGTGCGCTCGCACCAGGGCGGCGTGGAGAAGCCCTACGTGTGCCCGCACTGCGCCAAGGCCTTCTCGCG GCCGGACCATCTCAACAGTCACGTGCGTCAGGTGCACTCCACTGAGAGACCTTTCAAATGCACG ACGTGCACATCGGCGTTCGCCACGCGGGACCGCCTGCGGGCGCACCTGATTCGCCACGAGGAGAAAGTGCCATGTCACATCTGCGGGAAGCTCCTGTCGGCGGCGTACATCACGGACCACATGAGGGTccataaccaatcacagcaccaCTCCTGCCACCTCTGCAATCGCA GCTTCACCACGCTGACGTACTTGCGAGTCCACGCGCAGAAGCACCATGGCCAGGAGTGGAAGGAGAGCGGCGGCGCCCGTGGCGGCTTCGGCGGCGCGGGACCCGGCGGGGTGCTCCTGTGCCAGCTGTGCGGCGTGCAGTGCAAAACCACCACCCAGCTGCAGGGCCACATGGGCACGCACGCCAACCAGGTCGAGCCCGACCCCACCGGCCCCCTGAGCGACGCTCCGCCTGGCGGCGACGGCGGCAGCGCGGTGGGGCTGTTGGTCACTGACTGCTCCAGCATCAGCGCGCAGACGCACAGCTAG
- the cdipt gene encoding CDP-diacylglycerol--inositol 3-phosphatidyltransferase, whose product MAEENIFLFVPNLIGYTRIVLALVSFFLMPCCPFPACFCYMLSSLLDAFDGHAARALNQLTQFGAMLDMLTDRCATMCLLVNLALLYPTCAFLFQLSMCLDIASHWLHLHSSMVKGSTSHKSIDLSGNPLLRIYYTNKVVLFLMCMGNELFFCLLYILHHMEQPSALVYCTLVASGVVCALKSAISVVHLVTASQNMAAMDVAQRAAAARKSQ is encoded by the exons ATggcagaagaaaatattttcctcttCGTTCCTAATCTAATCG gTTACACGCGCATTGTGCTGGCGCTGGTGTCCTTCTTCCTGATGCCGTGCTGCCCGTTTCCTGCCTGTTTCTGCTACATGCTCAGCAGTCTGCTGGACGCCTTTGATGGCCACGCTGCACGAGCGCTCAACCAGT TGACGCAGTTCGGCGCCATGCTGGACATGCTGACGGACCGCTGTGCCACCATGTGCCTGCTGGTCAACCTGGCGCTGCTGTACCCGACATGCGCGTTCCTCTTCCAGCTCAGCATGTGCTTGGACATCGCCAGCCACTGGCTGCACCTGCACAG ctCCATGGTCAAGGGTTCCACCAGTCACAAGAGCATCGACCTCTCCGGAAACCCGCTGCTACGCATCTACTACACTAACAAG gtGGTTCTGTTCTTGATGTGTATGGGCAACGAGCTCTTCTTCTGCCTGCTCTACATCTTGCATCACATGGAGCAACCAAGTG CACTGGTGTACTGCACCCTAGTGGCGAGTGGCGTGGTGTGCGCGCTAAAGTCGGCCATCAGTGTGGTCCACCTGGTGACGGCCTCTCAGAACATGGCCGCCATGGATGTCGCCCAGCGTGCTGCCGCCGCCAGGAAGTCACAGTGA
- the nlk1 gene encoding nemo-like kinase, type 1, with product MAFHGAGRQTLCGDLFSGSDLAHKYFYVNSSCGTPSAALSATPCVSGPPAAPAGTPRHPTALGGGAGGGAAVPQPYSNPASEVPSPAEMEPDRPIGYGAFGVVWSVTDPRDGRKVALKKMPNVFQNLVSCKRVFRELRMLCFFKHDNVLSALDILQPPQIDCFEEIYVITELMQSDLHKVIVSPQPLTTDHIKVFLYQILRGLKYLHSAGILHRDIKPGNLLVNSNCLLKICDFGLARVEEPDPSRHMTQEVVTQYYRAPEVLMGCRHYGSAIDVWSVGCIFAELLGRRILFQAQSPIQQLDLITDLLGTPPLSALAAACEGARAHILRGPHKPPSLSVLYMLSDGATHEAVHLLCRMLVFDPAKRISGGDALSHPYLDEGRLRYHTCMCQCCYSVPSGRVYTRDFEPAAERPFSHSYENSLLSVWQGKELIHRFITEHQQGKRVPLCINPQSAAFKTFIRSTAWHSSKVSRKEER from the exons ATGGCCTTCCACGGTGCAGGCCGCCAAACACTCTGCGGCGACCTGTTCTCTGGCTCTGACTTGGCTCACAAATACTTTTACGTCAACTCGTCTTGCGGGACCCCCTCGGCTGCTCTCAGCGCCACCCCGTGCGTCAGCGGGCCTCCAGCTGCCCCGGCCGGGACCCCCCGGCATCCCACTGCCCTGGGGGGTGGTGCCGGTGGGGGAGCTGCTGTGCCGCAGCCATACAGCAACCCAGCCAGCGAGGTGCCCAGCCCGGCCGAGATGGAGCCCGATCGGCCCATTGGATACGGGGCCTTTGGCGTGGTCTG GTCGGTGACGGACCCTCGAGACGGCCGTAAGGTGGCGCTGAAGAAGATGCCCAATGTCTTCCAGAACTTGGTGTCGTGCAAACGCGTCTTCCGGGAGCTGCGCATGCTGTGCTTCTTCAAACATGACAAC GTGCTGTCGGCACTGGACATTTTACAGCCACCGCAGATTGACTGTTTCGAGGAGAT CTACGTGATCACGGAGTTGATGCAGAGCGACCTTCACAAGGTCATCGTGTCCCCTCAGCCGCTCACCACTGACCACATCAAGGTCTTCCTCTACCAGATCCTGCGAG GCCTCAAGTATCTCCACTCTGCCGGGATTCTGCACCGCGACATCAAACCCGGGAACCTTCTGGTCAACAGCAACTGCCTGCTCAAG ATTTGCGATTTTGGGCTGGCGCGCGTGGAAGAACCAGACCCATCACGTCACATGACCCAGGAGGTGGTGACGCAATACTATCGAGCGCCCGAGGTGCTGATGGGCTGCCGCCATTACGGCTCTGCCATCGACGTGTGGTCGGTGGGCTGCATCTTTGCCGAGCTGCTGGGCCGCCGCATCCTCTTCCAGGCGCAGAGTCCCATCCAGCAG CTGGACCTGATCACAGATCTGCTTGGTACGCCGCCGCTGTCCGCCCTGGCGGCAGCCTGCGAGGGCGCCCGGGCTCACATCCTGCGCGGACCGCACAAACCC CCGTCGCTGTCGGTGTTGTACATGTTGTCGGACGGCGCCACCCACGAGGCGGTGCACCTGCTGTGCCGCATGCTGGTTTTCGACCCG GCCAAGCGCATCTCAGGCGGCGACGCGCTGTCGCACCCGTACCTGGACGAGGGCCGCCTGCGCTACCACACGTGCATGTGCCAGTGCTGCTACTCGGTGCCCAGCGGGCGCGTCTACACCCGAGACTTTGAGCCGGCCGCCGAGCGGCCCTTCAGCCACAGCTATGAGAACAGCCTGCTGTCCGTGTGGCAGGGCAAAG AGCTGATCCATCGCTTCATCACGGAGCACCAGCAAGGCAAGCGAGTCCCGTTGTGCATCAACCCTCAGAGCGCCGCCttcaagaccttcatcag GTCCACAGCCTGGCACTCATCCAAGGTGTCCCGCAAGGAGGAGAGATGA